The Neomonachus schauinslandi chromosome 11, ASM220157v2, whole genome shotgun sequence genome contains a region encoding:
- the LOC110575837 gene encoding LOW QUALITY PROTEIN: olfactory receptor 5B2-like (The sequence of the model RefSeq protein was modified relative to this genomic sequence to represent the inferred CDS: inserted 2 bases in 2 codons) yields MENNTEVTEFILLGLTNAPELQIPLFIMFTLIYLINVVGNLGMMMLILLDSRLHTPMYFFLSNLSLVDVFYSTAVTPKVMAGLLIGDKVISYHACAAQMFFFAVFATVESYLLASMAYDRYAALCKPLHYTMTMTRGVCARLAIGCYVCGFPNASIHIGNIVRLSFCKSSVIHHFFCDVPAVMALSCSDKHVSELVLVFVANFHIFFALLIILISYXFVFITILKMPSSTGYQKAVSTCASHITAVSIFYGTVIFMYFQLSSSHSMDPDKIVSVFXTMIIPMLTPVVYSLRNKEVKNAFKVVEKAKLSLSFTS; encoded by the exons ATGGAAAACAACACAGAAGTGACTGAATTCATCCTGCTGGGACTAACAAATGCCCCAGAGCTGCAGATCCCCCTCTTTATCATGTTCACCCTCATTTATCTCATCAATGTGGTTGGGAACTTGGGGATGATGATGCTGATTCTCTTGGACTCTCGCCTCCACACTCCCATGTACTTTTTCCTCAGTAACCTGTCTCTGGTGGATGTTTTTTACTCTACAGCTGTCACTCCCAAGGTCATGGCTGGATTACTTATAGGAGACAAGGTCATCTCTTACCATGCATGTGCTGCTCAGATGTTCTTTTTTGCAGTCTTTGCCACTGTAGAAAGTTACCTCCTGGCTTcaatggcctatgaccgctatgcaGCACTGTGCAAACCCCTCCATTACACCATGACCATGACCAGAGGTGTGTGTGCTCGTCTGGCCATAGGGTGCTATGTCTGTGGATTTCCAAATGCCTCTATCCACATTGGGAACATTGTCAGGCTCTCCTTCTGTAAGTCCAGTGTGATCCATCACTTTTTCTGTGATGTTCCTGCAGTCAtggctctctcttgctctgatAAACATGTCAGTGAGCTGGTTCTTGTTTTTGTAGCAAACTTCCACATCTTTTTTGCTCTCCTCATTATCTTGATTTCCT TGTTCGTTTTTATCACCATCCTGAAGATGCCCTCATCTACTGGATATCAGAAGGCTGTATCCACCTGTGCCTCCCACATCACTGCAGTGTCCATCTTCTATGGGACAGTCATCTTCATGTACTTCCAGCTCAGCTCCAGCCACTCCATGGACCCAGACAAAATTGTATCTGTGT TAACTATGATCATCCCCATGCTAACTCCTGTGGTGTATAGCCTGAGGAACAAAGAAGTCAAGAATGCTTTCAAGGTTGTTGAGAAGGCAAAACTGTCTCTAAGCTTCACCTCTTAG